The proteins below come from a single Panulirus ornatus isolate Po-2019 chromosome 15, ASM3632096v1, whole genome shotgun sequence genomic window:
- the LOC139753758 gene encoding uncharacterized protein codes for MADECVVCGEAVEGKPLYKKLGSGEFNVEVITALRALQLTCLPETAKNDSYICWDCDEVIVGEYSRYLENEKHHKAVEAKQKQFKKQHKTQQKKQQQTGDMKKQKVGGIKKRQITMRMKHPETPNQTYRNKGDKLSKTKQLELRRASNAHHSTHCVMCDSNFETGERGYQRFPLKKRVNDEMDIAQVMELLGLARHIEPKMKGRRFVCNPCFVIIRRNYKNKLMKGSSIEGSSSSCTDTAPTTTQNPIHRATTEEHAAEIAKLLPPALAECYKILTSDYMTKEVEDGARKVSPARQVNEVSEDVIGSKVVNHSGGSECQDLCKSVPDTGQFDDQENETEAEDEDSGLNVSQDEHGNYFIDMDVMSSPGSGDDRLVEVKRDKETTEDKSEDATSTTRKKKNVLLPRRLHHHLSVNLSENGKHPETHSAIEREARSPEADDDGKDGITAANQELPSTGICNICGISFTGKPQDWWHTLTSPLSGFESITITMALKLLETSLADTDKETRAAQQVCLPCYGMVSAGFRSQVVQRIARQKNVDVSQVNFSKVKVRMLPKENLKSTVENPSGSRGKTMTEKYRIDTEVTREFEKENLANINKGQKRKFNETDVKRKNKRTKDERHDVSKAHCVRNEVDGNEVTKKNFPGMKQRTRRRRSRSTFTNRRKIRLRQKSPKIEEAYRINAQSITACDDNDSVVGYFSEKSLINQQAKHRNLKKVLNQNRKPKAVVVLKDLKSVLPQEAFGGKAVSAVKIEGNISQQSFPKDSFASHFNEISTSSWTSPTYHSTPVRSEPGAHSSPLQFIFNTLSSSHQSEGDLHSAPTYPHEAQPTCITNLDEEDVGPSSIHIRGRCMVCGFNYLVQKNFWHNIEEDIKPPTLMVPVRWVCVSLNVAPVQLTQRDRDEGKVCRHCFVRLAKQFEIFVRTKVGESCGMSPEKVILSEYLISFNPTTMNIEADPKQHSLVQEFEDVGELLMKILPVIQRFSIDDVVGRYHRQPLNLKDFSVWLLLVLNDLRIQIGASIGDLASWLVLLMPSEMYDKGLRLCESNLASFLLNITKFSNTLTEDTLSATIPPEVFVFESQSQSARLTSGDAPTETITQNNGRVSNYQLNGESSQLNCIESDIFDRDELNWEDFLEYVNLDHLMKGVAIPLSSKQFNNGVLYSLWRVSQMIGEGDHAVIDWLRQLSPVPIQEQQLRKLVEAVGPLHKHLEECPEDIYNLKCEILPQLKCDENLCIDLQNQGSKKSHDAFLSFTCDSKMRKMHMLQKSGADSGSLNSPSRICKKGVENYNRLLSLQESNIDGLEKLEPNVSGIKKRKRGRPRKRPLTLAESRVTPCRRSKENVSLITVPKLIESSSSLVSRGKDISVNATQAPAESSLSVRHCDEIAAKKTTVVATERSTNIHGDAEENISHKRSKAVDYLPRLAGEIKNNTNNVPEIDAVSTVRHFAAKEKAKCNQTESIEGNFTCSHNSEEQLPDGDVRQRSERKKSTNSSGSGELESEDITTEKTEEQDMHHTHLLQSTKSEEQDHPYVDEGKGSESQQIQTMLVNKVKKLERELEELKKHSQKLMEANEKLVGVHADKTLHDQQQSTSTAIKKIENHLRAISKKGDATHSPHSPSIGMSHLTKVSTNDPPKSHLRKKRKFKKSAQKNSQLRKEKKSIEESQKSPFAVRCELSERSSMPKSTHADLIIGQQSTPESHKTPQVVKSTTNLKSNLLKKGSISQCLKAGKRMEDGAGTPHKILADTLPQSSLGRTAKGTVDTLDGNLKLKESKMKNFVDKKDEKFDWKESKTKVPEKCNSQSSPIEKTPISFSENAGIHVTKLSAKPVKEGIKPSHVIIQNTDKSLADFKCKSVKTVTPTQVHRDKNKLIDKIHGFSKKPKPSFEDLMNYDVGP; via the exons CTTTTGGGTCTAGCACGGCACATTGAACCAAAAATGAAAGGAAGGCGCTTTGTGTGTAATCCATGCTTTGTTATTATACGTCGCAACTACAAAAACAAGCTCATGAAAGGCTCATCAATAgaagggtcatcatcatcatgtacagATACAGCACCTACAACTACTCAGAATCCCATACACCGAGCAACCACTGAAGAACATGCAGCAGAAATT GCCAAACTACTGCCTCCAGCACTAGCAGAGTGCTATAAGATCTTAACCAGTGATTACATGACCAAAGAAGTGGAAGATGGTGCTAGGAAGGTGAGCCCTGCACGACAGGTAAATGAAGTTAGTGAAGATGTAATTGGTAGCAAGGTGGTGAACCACAGTGGTGGCAGTGAGTGTCAGGATTTATGTAAAAGTGTACCAGACACTGGGCAGTTTGATGACCAAGAAAACGAAACAGAAGCAGAAGATGAAGACAGTGGATTGAATGTATCTCAGGATGAGCATGGAAACTATTTCATTGATATGGATGTAATGAGCTCACCAGGATCAGGTGATGACAGATTGGTGGAAGTCAAAAGAGATAAGGAAACAACAGAGGACAAGTCAGAGGATGCAACTTCTACcactaggaagaaaaaaaatgtccttttGCCAAGAAGATTACACCATCACCTTTCAGTAAATCTTAGTGAAAATGGGAAACATCCAGAAACACATTCAGCCATTGAGAGGGAAGCCAGATCTCCTGAAGCAGATGATGATGGCAAAGATGGAATTACAGCAGCAAACCAAGAATTACCAAGCACTGGCATCTGTAACATATGTGGAATAAGTTTCACTGGAAAACCTCAAGATTGGTGGCACACACTCACCAGTCCTCTGTCTGGGTTTGAAAGTATTACAATCACCATGGCATTAAAG TTGCTGGAGACTTCACTTGCTGACACTGATAAGGAAACGCGTGCTGCACAACAAGTTTGTCTTCCTTGTTATGGTATGGTGTCTGCAGGCTTCCG ATCCCAAGTGGTACAAAGGATTGCACGTCAGAAAAATGTTGATGTGTCTCAGGTAAATTTTTCCAAGGTGAAAGTGCGCATGTTGCCAAAGGAGAACTTAAAATCTACAGTGGAAAATCCATCTGGGAGCAGGGGGAAGACAATGACAGAGAAATATAGAATAGATACTGAAGTAACTAGAGAATTTGAGAAAGAAAACTTAGCAAATATTAATAAAGGTCAAAAGAGAAAATTTAATGAAACAGatgtgaaaagaaagaataagagaaCCAAAGATGAAAGACATGATGTGAGCAAAGCCCATTGTGTAAGAAATGAAGTTGATGGTAATGAAGTGACAAAGAAAAATTTCCCTGGAATGAAACAGAGGACCAGGCGACGGAGGTCTCGTTCTACCTTTACAAATCGTAGGAAGATAAGATTGAGGCAAAAGTCTCCAAAAATAGAGGAGGCTTATAGAATTAATGCACAGAGTATCACtgcttgtgatgataatgattctgTTGTGGGTTATTTCAGTGAAAAATCACTCATTAACCAACAGGCTAAACATAGAAATCTGAAAAAAGTTCTTAATCAGAACAGAAAACCaaaagctgtggtggtgttgaaaGATCTGAAGAGCGTATTGCCACAGGAAGCATTTGGTGGAAAAGCAGTATCAGCAGTGAAGATTGAAGGAAACATCAGTCAACAGTCTTTTCCCAAGGACTCGTTTGCCAGCCACTTTAATGAAATATCTACTTCATCATGGACTTCTCCCACTTATCATTCCACTCCTGTCCGATCTGAACCTGGTGCACATTCTTCACCATTGCagttcattttcaatacattatCTTCCTCTCACCAGTCTGAAGGAGATTTACATTCAGCTCCAACATATCCTCATGAGGCACAGCCCACATGTATTACAAATTTAGATGAAGAGGACGTTGGACCATCTTCGATTCATATCCGTGGTCGTTGTATGGTGTGCGGCTTTAATTATTTGGTCCAAAAAAACTTTTGGCACAATATTGAAGAAGACATCAAACCTCCAACTCTGATGGTACCTGTGCGTTGGGTATGTGTGTCTCTCAATGTAGCCCCAGTACAACTCACCCAACGGGATCGTGATGAAGGCAAG GTTTGCAGGCATTGCTTTGTACGACTTGCTAAGCAGTTTGAAATATTTGTGAGAACAAAAGTAGGGGAATCTTGTGGCATGTCCCCCGAAAAAGTGATATTGTCTGAGTACTTGATCTCCTTCAACCCCACAACGATGAACATTGAAGCAGATCCCAAACAGCATTCGCTTGTGCAGGAGTTT GAGGATGTAGGTGAGCTGTTAATGAAGATCTTACCTGTGATACAGAGATTCAGCATCGATGATGTAGTCGGTAGGTATCATCGTCAGCCTCTCAACTTGAAGGATTTCTCAGTATGGTTGCTGTTGGTACTTAATGACCTGAGAATTCAGATAGGGGCAAGTATAGGGGACTTGGCATCTTGGCTGGTTCTGTTAATGCCATCAGAAATGTATGACAAAGGACTACGTTTGTGTGAAAGTAATTTGGCCTCTTTTCTGTTAAACATAACAAAATTTTCTAACACACTTACTGAAGATACACTAAGTGCTACTATTCCACCAGAAGTGTTTGTTTTTGAGAGTCAGTCACAAAGTGCAAGGCTTACTTCAGGTGATGCACCAACtgaaacaatcacacaaaacaatGGAAGAGTAAGTAATTATCAACTGAATGGGGAAAGCAGCCAGTTAAACTGCATAGAAAGTGATATATTTGATAGAGATGAATTGAATTGGGAGGATTTCTTGGAATATGTTAACCTTGATCATCTGATGAAAGGTGTTGCCATACCATTATCATCGAAGCAGTTTAACAATGGTGTTCTTTACTCGCTATGGAGGGTGTCACAGATGATAGGAGAAGGTGACCATGCTGTCATAGATTGGTTAAGGCAATTGTCACCAGTTCCAATACAGGAACAGCAACTTAGAAAACTTGTGGAAGCAGTAGGCCCACTACACAAACATCTAGAAGAATGTCCAGAAGATATATATAACCTGAAATGTGAAATACTTCCCCAATTGAAATGtgatgaaaatctatgtatagatctGCAAAACCAAGGGAGTAAGAAGTCTCATGatgcctttctttctttcacttgtgATTCGAAGATGAGAAAGATGCATATGCTACAGAAGAGTGGGGCAGACAGTGGTAGTCTGAATAGCCCATCTAGAATATGTAAGAAGGGTGTTGAGAATTACAACAGACTTTTATCATTGCAAGAAAGTAATATTGATGGACTAGAAAAGCTTGAACCAAATGTAAGTGGTAtcaagaaaaggaagagaggcaGACCTCGTAAAAGACCACTTACATTAGCAGAAAGTCGTGTAACTCCATGTCGAAGGAGTAAAGAAAATGTATCTCTTATAACTGTACCAAAGTTGATAGAGAGCTCTTCTTCGCTTGTTAGTAGAGGGAAAGATATCTCTGTTAATGCAACACAGGCACCAGCAGAAAGCTCATTGTCCGTACGTCATTGTGATGAAATAGCAGCTAAGAAAACTACAGTTGTGGCGACAGAAAGGTCCACAAATATTCATGGTGATGCTGAGGAAAACATATCTCACAAAAGGTCAAAAGCAGTGGATTACCTACCGAGATTGGCTGGTGAAATAAAGAATAACACAAATAATGTGCCTGAAATTGATGCTGTAAGTACTGTTAGACATTTTGCTGCTAAAGAAAAAGCAAAATGCAATCAGACAGAAAGTATTGAAGGAAACTTTACTTGTAGTCACAACTCTGAAGAGCAGTTGCCAGATGGGGATGTGAGGCAAAGatctgaaagaaagaagagtactAACAGTTCTGGCAGTGGTGAATTAGAGAGTGAAGATATCACCACAGAGAAGACTGAGGAGCAAGATATGCATCATACACATTTGTTACAAAGTACAAAGTCAGAAGAGCAAGATCATCCTTATGTCGATGAAGGTAAGGGAAGTGAATCCCAACAAATACAAACCATGTTAGTGAACAAAGTGAAGAAGTTGGAAAGAGAGCTTGAGGAACTTAAGAAACACAGTCAGAAGTTGATGGAAGCTAATGAAAAGTTGGTGGGTGTTCATGCTGACAAAACACTCCATGATCAGCAGCAGTCAACTAGCACAGCTATAAAGAAAATAGAGAATCACTTAAGGGCTATATCCAAAAAAGGTGACGCAACCCATTCTCCTCACAGTCCTTCAATAGGAATGTCTCATTTAACAAAAGTAAGTACAAATGATCCTCCTAAAAGTCATCTTCGTAAAAAACGTAAATTCAAGAAGAGCGCACAAAAGAATtctcagcttagaaaagagaaaaagtcaATAGAAGAAAGCCAAAAGTCCCCATTTGCTGTTAGATGTGAACTTTCAGAGAGAAGTTCTATGCCAAAAAGTACACATGCAGATTTGATAATAGGACAGCAAAGTACACCAGAGTCACATAAAACACCACAAGTTGTGAAATCAACCACAAACTTAAAAAGTAATCTTTTGAAAAAGGGGTCTATATCTCAGTGTCTGAAAGCTGGTAAACGAATGGAAGATGGTGCAGGAACTCCACATAAAATACTCGCAGATACATTACCACAGTCCTCATTAGGTAGGACTGCAAAAGGTACTGTGGACACTTTAGATGGAAACTTGAAGCTTAaagaaagtaaaatgaaaaattttgttgACAAAAAAGATGAGAAGTTTGATTGGAAAGAAAGTAAAACTAAAGTTCCTGAAAAATGTAACTCACAGTCATCACCTATAGAAAAAACACCCATTTCATTTTCAGAAAATGCTGGCATACATGTAACCAAACTGTCCGCAAAACCAGTGAAAGAGGGAATTAAGCCATCACATGTAATTATACAAAACACAGACAAGTCATTAGCAGACTTCAAGTGTAAATCTGTAAAAACAGTTACTCCAACTCAAGTCCATAGGGATAAGAACAAATTGATCGATAAGATCCATGGGTTCTCAAAGAAACCAAAGCCAAGTTTTGAAGATTTAATGAATTATGATGTAGGGCCTTGA